From Methanomassiliicoccales archaeon, one genomic window encodes:
- a CDS encoding AAA family ATPase has product MRITISGPPGSGKTTICRLLADRLGYAYVISGNVFREMAKQHGMSLVEFGALAQRDPRYDRMIDEAMIQRAMQEKDIILEGRLAAHNLTRRGIPAFKVYLDADPYTRAKRIVEREGNDLERTAREMREREECEAQRYLQWYGIDLKDRGVYDLIVDTAKLTPEEIVDLILRKMGRTNDADDC; this is encoded by the coding sequence ATGAGGATCACCATTTCAGGTCCACCAGGGTCAGGCAAGACCACAATATGTAGACTTCTGGCCGACCGCTTAGGCTATGCTTACGTGATATCAGGTAATGTTTTCCGGGAAATGGCTAAGCAACATGGCATGTCCTTGGTCGAGTTCGGAGCTCTCGCCCAACGTGATCCACGCTACGACCGCATGATCGATGAAGCCATGATCCAACGTGCCATGCAAGAGAAGGATATAATACTAGAAGGCAGGCTAGCAGCACACAATCTGACCCGTCGAGGCATCCCTGCCTTCAAGGTATACCTGGATGCCGACCCCTATACCAGGGCGAAGCGTATAGTAGAACGTGAGGGGAACGACCTCGAGCGCACCGCTCGGGAGATGCGGGAAAGGGAGGAGTGTGAGGCGCAGCGCTATCTCCAATGGTATGGCATCGACCTTAAGGACCGGGGAGTGTATGACCTTATAGTGGACACAGCGAAATTGACGCCTGAGGAGATAGTGGACCTTATCCTACGGAAGATGGGGAGGACCAATGACGCCGATGATTGTTAA
- a CDS encoding RNA-guided pseudouridylation complex pseudouridine synthase subunit Cbf5 produces the protein MTPMIVKDRDPLLTDRGKKPEERSMSELLSAGVINLDKPMGPTSHQVTAWVRDILGVERIGHGGTLDPKVSGVLPIALGKATKMTDLVLRSDKEYVCLMMLHKEVDEAKLRRVLQTFVGEIYQTPPVRAAVKRQMRVRRVHAIKVLQVKDREVLFRVVCDAGTYIRTLCVDIGEALGVGAHMEELRRIRSGSMREQDSVHLQDLKDAFVFWKEGDETYLRRMVAPMEILLEPLRKVVLKDTAVDAVCHGADLAVVGIAKLDPEISKGELVALLTQKGEAVALANALMSGEEMRHAREGIALRTDRVLMEPGTYPRMWESGSD, from the coding sequence ATGACGCCGATGATTGTTAAGGATCGCGATCCTCTCTTAACAGACAGGGGAAAGAAGCCAGAGGAACGCAGCATGAGCGAGCTCCTATCTGCTGGAGTAATTAATCTGGATAAGCCGATGGGGCCGACCTCACACCAAGTGACGGCTTGGGTGAGGGACATTTTAGGCGTAGAGCGCATAGGACACGGTGGCACTCTTGACCCCAAGGTCAGCGGCGTTCTTCCCATAGCTTTGGGCAAGGCCACCAAGATGACAGATCTGGTCCTACGCTCGGACAAGGAGTACGTCTGCCTTATGATGCTGCACAAAGAAGTTGATGAGGCGAAGCTCCGTCGCGTGCTTCAGACTTTCGTAGGAGAGATCTATCAAACGCCTCCAGTCAGAGCCGCTGTAAAGAGACAGATGCGCGTGCGCCGAGTGCACGCCATCAAGGTTTTACAGGTGAAGGATAGAGAGGTCCTCTTCCGCGTTGTATGCGACGCTGGTACATACATACGAACCTTATGCGTCGATATAGGCGAGGCCCTGGGCGTAGGCGCGCATATGGAAGAGCTTAGACGCATTCGTTCCGGGAGCATGCGCGAGCAGGATAGCGTTCATCTGCAGGACCTGAAGGATGCCTTCGTCTTCTGGAAAGAAGGCGATGAAACCTACCTGCGACGCATGGTGGCTCCTATGGAGATATTACTCGAGCCTTTGCGTAAAGTCGTCCTCAAAGACACGGCCGTGGACGCGGTCTGCCACGGCGCGGATCTGGCGGTAGTCGGCATCGCCAAGCTAGACCCAGAGATATCTAAAGGCGAGCTTGTGGCACTCCTGACTCAGAAGGGTGAAGCTGTGGCCTTGGCGAATGCGCTGATGAGCGGCGAGGAGATGAGACATGCGAGAGAAGGCATCGCCCTGCGCACAGACAGGGTGCTTATGGAGCCAGGTACATATCCAAGGATGTGGGAATCAGGATCTGATTAA
- a CDS encoding MBL fold metallo-hydrolase RNA specificity domain-containing protein, producing the protein MEGDALSIRPGNGIELRSGELIYRFDPARLTGDGVNCISHAHSDHLPRSFEVERAIASKVTLRCASERLGRRLIEDECHHVSMFDSGHIHGSRMFLVDGGSKVLYTGDMCPEDRYGMRGARPVKTDILIIEATYGKKGWDFPPREEMGNVIHDWVEDNMAQGYSVALFTYPLGKSQLLLEILDDLDPYLMDTVLESTRWVEEEEGCCFRYRHCKSPSPHPSAYILSTGSLKGSVAQQLLKGRTRTAYVSGWALRRGFYNHMRVDEGFPLSDHAGHAELLEFVRGCSPKMVYTNHGFDKDLAEDIRRELGIEAMPLKELREAGKPKRQQTKLSVL; encoded by the coding sequence ATGGAAGGGGATGCGCTCTCGATACGACCTGGAAATGGTATCGAGCTTCGATCTGGGGAGTTGATATATCGATTCGATCCTGCAAGGCTCACAGGCGATGGAGTCAACTGCATCTCGCATGCCCATTCAGATCATCTTCCCCGTAGCTTTGAGGTGGAAAGAGCCATAGCATCTAAAGTCACACTTCGCTGCGCCTCGGAGCGCCTAGGCCGGAGGCTCATCGAGGATGAATGTCATCATGTATCGATGTTCGACTCAGGCCATATCCATGGTTCGAGGATGTTCTTGGTCGATGGCGGGAGCAAGGTCCTCTATACTGGCGACATGTGCCCCGAGGACCGCTACGGGATGAGAGGGGCTCGCCCAGTAAAGACCGATATTCTGATCATAGAGGCCACCTATGGGAAGAAAGGTTGGGATTTCCCTCCTCGGGAAGAGATGGGCAATGTGATACATGATTGGGTCGAGGACAATATGGCGCAGGGATATTCGGTGGCGCTGTTCACCTATCCACTGGGCAAGTCGCAACTCCTTTTGGAAATCTTGGATGATTTGGACCCCTATCTCATGGACACGGTATTGGAAAGCACAAGGTGGGTAGAGGAAGAGGAAGGATGCTGCTTCCGCTACCGGCATTGCAAGTCCCCTTCTCCTCATCCCTCTGCCTATATTCTCTCCACCGGATCCTTGAAAGGGTCTGTGGCGCAACAGCTGCTGAAGGGCAGGACACGAACCGCTTATGTCAGTGGTTGGGCTTTGAGACGAGGATTCTATAACCATATGAGGGTAGATGAGGGATTCCCCCTTTCTGATCATGCTGGTCATGCTGAGCTCCTGGAATTCGTGCGAGGATGCTCTCCTAAAATGGTCTACACCAATCATGGATTCGATAAGGATCTAGCCGAGGATATACGCAGGGAATTGGGCATCGAGGCAATGCCGCTCAAAGAGCTGAGGGAAGCTGGAAAGCCGAAACGGCAACAGACGAAGCTGAGCGTTCTCTGA